One stretch of Methanoregula sp. DNA includes these proteins:
- a CDS encoding AAA family ATPase — protein MSRSREPRGAPLAGNSHIPHVAGKDGIRILITGKGGVGKTTITALLAHLFAQEGFRVLAIDGDPQQNLAVTLGVPPEKAEQIIPVSKSTEYLREKIGAGPDISPGGLLTLNPDVSDVVDRFSIPVADNLRLLVMGGVRQAGSGCLCAEYTLLTAILRHMRLLNDEVILLDTPAGLEHFGRAVADGFTCAVVVADPSYNALSVARESAALARQLGIEHIILVVNRVSKPEDRNKARERAGHLDEFSQVMLLSFAAEVIAAEPEVCPLLATESDFMRAIKALVVTITHKCEVHSPEFL, from the coding sequence ATGAGCCGGTCCAGGGAACCACGAGGCGCACCCCTCGCAGGAAACAGTCATATTCCTCACGTTGCGGGCAAGGACGGGATCCGTATCCTCATTACCGGCAAAGGCGGGGTCGGTAAGACCACCATTACCGCCCTCCTCGCCCACCTGTTTGCACAGGAAGGATTCCGGGTGCTTGCCATTGACGGCGACCCCCAGCAGAATCTCGCGGTGACCCTGGGAGTACCTCCAGAGAAAGCGGAGCAGATAATCCCGGTATCAAAGAGCACTGAGTATCTCCGGGAAAAGATTGGGGCCGGCCCGGACATTTCTCCGGGCGGTCTCCTCACGCTTAACCCGGATGTGAGCGATGTGGTGGACCGGTTCTCTATTCCTGTCGCGGATAACCTGCGGCTCCTTGTCATGGGCGGGGTCAGGCAGGCCGGCTCCGGCTGCCTCTGTGCCGAGTACACGCTTCTTACCGCAATCCTCCGGCACATGCGGCTCCTCAACGATGAGGTTATCCTTTTGGACACGCCGGCCGGTCTTGAGCATTTCGGCAGGGCGGTCGCTGATGGATTTACCTGTGCGGTTGTTGTAGCGGATCCCTCCTACAATGCTCTTTCCGTGGCACGGGAATCTGCTGCTCTCGCACGACAACTGGGAATCGAACATATTATTCTGGTCGTGAACCGTGTCAGCAAACCGGAGGACCGTAACAAAGCACGTGAGCGGGCTGGACATCTCGATGAATTTTCCCAGGTGATGCTGCTTTCCTTTGCAGCAGAGGTGATTGCTGCGGAACCTGAAGTCTGCCCGCTCCTTGCAACTGAATCGGATTTTATGCGTGCGATCAAAGCCCTCGTGGTGACCATTACCCATAAGTGCGAAGTCCATTCGCCAGAATTCCTTTGA
- the cooS gene encoding anaerobic carbon-monoxide dehydrogenase catalytic subunit: protein MPEEPKPQLIREKLDVCELDRARMSLLNPALIEQKKEERTIDENAKPILEITMREGIETVFDRYEMQQPPCKYCEAGTSCSRCTMGPCRIIPPHRVRGVCGADADLIVSRNLLDMIATGAAAHSDHGRDIVETLYLLGTGKTKDYAITDKEKLQKICKEYGISTEGKKPEQLAAELGGAMLDEYGMRKNTLQFLNRAPKATREIWDKLGITPRGIDREVVDSMHRVQMGVGADYVNILLQGLRTSLSDGWGGSMIGTEVSDILFGTPTITSSKMNLAVLKADHVNISVHGHNPMLSEVMVKAVADPEMKALALKYGAKGINLVGMCCTGNELLMRKGIPMTGNHLNQELIIATGALEAMVVDYQCIFPSLPRTASCYHTQIISTSSKATIPGSYFFDFHAEDAYLTAKAIVRMAVENYKNRNPQRVLIPGEPVPVMAGFSNEAIKNALGGSFKPLIDLIAAGKIRGAVGIVGCNNPHVKQDSGHVTLAKELIRRNILCVETGCAAIASGKAGLLRPEAASLAGADLRAVCESLKIPPVLHMGSCVDNSRILVLAAELGNALNVPIHKLPIAGAAPEWYSQKAVSIGAYFVASGVYTVLGVMPHIAGSPATVSLLTEGLKGAVNASFAVEPDPAKAAVLISDHIERKRTELGI from the coding sequence ATGCCAGAAGAACCAAAACCCCAGCTGATCCGGGAGAAACTCGATGTCTGCGAGCTCGACAGGGCGAGAATGTCGCTCCTGAACCCGGCTTTGATCGAGCAGAAAAAAGAAGAGCGAACGATCGATGAGAACGCCAAACCGATCCTTGAGATCACGATGCGGGAGGGCATCGAGACGGTCTTTGACCGGTACGAGATGCAGCAGCCTCCCTGCAAATACTGTGAAGCCGGCACATCCTGCTCGCGGTGCACCATGGGGCCCTGCCGGATCATCCCACCCCACCGCGTCCGTGGCGTCTGTGGTGCCGATGCCGACCTGATCGTTTCCCGCAACCTGCTGGATATGATCGCTACGGGAGCAGCGGCACATTCGGACCATGGCCGCGATATTGTCGAGACGCTGTATCTTCTCGGCACCGGAAAGACCAAAGACTATGCAATCACCGACAAAGAAAAACTCCAGAAGATCTGCAAGGAATACGGTATCAGCACTGAAGGAAAGAAACCGGAGCAGCTTGCCGCTGAACTGGGCGGCGCCATGTTAGACGAGTATGGCATGAGGAAGAACACGCTCCAGTTCCTGAACCGTGCCCCGAAAGCAACCCGGGAGATCTGGGACAAACTCGGTATTACCCCACGGGGCATTGACCGTGAAGTAGTTGACTCCATGCACCGCGTCCAGATGGGAGTCGGGGCGGATTATGTCAACATCCTGCTCCAGGGACTGCGCACCTCGCTCTCGGATGGCTGGGGCGGATCAATGATCGGCACCGAGGTTTCGGATATCCTGTTCGGCACTCCCACGATCACCAGCTCAAAGATGAACCTGGCCGTGCTGAAAGCGGATCACGTGAACATCTCGGTGCACGGCCACAACCCAATGCTCTCCGAAGTGATGGTGAAAGCGGTTGCTGATCCGGAGATGAAGGCACTCGCCCTGAAGTACGGTGCGAAAGGCATCAACCTTGTCGGGATGTGCTGTACCGGCAATGAACTGCTCATGAGAAAGGGCATCCCGATGACGGGAAACCATCTCAACCAGGAATTAATTATCGCAACCGGCGCCCTTGAAGCAATGGTCGTGGACTACCAGTGTATCTTCCCCTCGCTCCCCCGGACTGCCAGCTGCTACCATACACAAATCATCTCCACGAGTTCGAAAGCCACGATCCCGGGCTCGTACTTCTTTGATTTCCATGCGGAGGATGCGTATCTCACGGCAAAGGCAATTGTACGGATGGCTGTGGAGAACTACAAAAACCGGAACCCCCAGCGTGTCCTGATCCCGGGAGAGCCGGTCCCGGTCATGGCGGGATTTTCCAATGAGGCGATCAAGAACGCACTCGGGGGCTCGTTTAAACCGCTCATCGACCTGATCGCTGCCGGCAAGATCCGGGGTGCGGTCGGGATTGTCGGGTGCAACAACCCGCACGTGAAGCAGGACTCCGGCCACGTGACACTGGCAAAGGAACTGATCAGGAGAAATATTCTCTGTGTCGAGACGGGCTGCGCTGCGATCGCATCAGGAAAAGCCGGTCTCCTCCGGCCCGAGGCCGCATCGCTGGCAGGTGCTGACCTCAGGGCAGTCTGCGAGTCGTTGAAGATCCCGCCGGTGCTCCACATGGGCTCCTGCGTTGATAACTCCCGTATTCTGGTGCTCGCAGCGGAACTCGGCAATGCCCTCAATGTGCCGATCCACAAACTGCCCATTGCCGGTGCGGCACCCGAATGGTACTCGCAGAAAGCAGTCTCCATCGGGGCATACTTCGTTGCCTCCGGGGTTTACACGGTTCTCGGCGTGATGCCGCACATTGCGGGAAGCCCTGCAACCGTGTCGCTCCTGACCGAGGGGCTGAAAGGCGCGGTGAACGCGAGTTTCGCCGTAGAACCAGACCCGGCAAAAGCTGCGGTGCTCATCTCGGACCACATCGAACGCAAGCGGACCGAGCTCGGGATATGA
- a CDS encoding YHS domain-containing protein — MAIDPICKMTVDEKTAKFTREYKGKKYYFCEQGCKKTCDTDPAKYA; from the coding sequence ATGGCAATCGATCCGATCTGCAAAATGACCGTGGATGAGAAGACTGCGAAGTTTACCCGTGAGTATAAGGGAAAGAAATACTACTTCTGTGAACAAGGCTGCAAGAAGACGTGTGACACTGATCCGGCAAAGTACGCGTGA
- the atwA gene encoding methyl coenzyme M reductase system, component A2, whose protein sequence is MPKPFISVHDLSMDFDDTRVLNNVSFEIPEGEIMGVIGRSGAGKSVLMHLLRGVEQPPTKGSIVYHMAACDRCMFMDMQSRAGKKCPECGGELVAADIDLWGEKTDGMKGRVMNRTAIMFQRTFALYGDDRVIENVLHALDDIRYPQEHAINRAADLIDQVRLSHRMLHIARDLSGGEKQRVVLARQLAKNPSMLFADEPTGTLDPQTARLVHAMLIEAAKKNTMGMVVTSHFSQVIEDMANRAMLLVDGEIATIGSPKMVIRSFARDYHEIEESVPVELGGKILSARDVTKRYISVDRGVVKAVNMVTFDVAKKEIFGIIGKSGAGKTTLSGIISGIIEPTSGEMNILIGEDWVDMTRPGIDQRGRAKEYIGLLHQEYDLFPHRTVIDNLTDSIGLDFPKELAIRKAVVTLRMAGFTEEKSKEILNRFPGELSDGERHRVALAQVLIREPRLIILDEPTGTMDPITKQDVKHSILNARDEMDETFIVVSHDMDFVRDVCDRVALMRGGKIIDIGPTAEILAQVTEEEKRD, encoded by the coding sequence ATGCCAAAACCATTTATCAGCGTACACGACCTCAGCATGGATTTCGATGACACACGGGTCCTGAATAATGTGTCCTTCGAGATCCCGGAAGGTGAAATCATGGGCGTTATCGGGAGGAGTGGTGCCGGGAAAAGTGTGCTCATGCACCTCCTCCGTGGGGTCGAACAGCCCCCGACAAAAGGCTCCATCGTCTACCACATGGCAGCCTGTGACCGCTGTATGTTCATGGATATGCAGAGCCGGGCCGGTAAGAAATGTCCTGAGTGCGGTGGCGAACTCGTGGCTGCCGATATTGATCTCTGGGGCGAGAAGACGGACGGGATGAAGGGGCGGGTCATGAACCGGACCGCGATCATGTTCCAGCGGACGTTCGCCCTCTATGGCGATGACCGGGTGATCGAGAACGTGCTCCATGCACTCGATGACATCCGCTACCCGCAGGAGCACGCGATCAACCGGGCCGCAGATCTCATCGACCAGGTGCGACTCTCCCACCGGATGCTGCATATCGCCCGCGATCTTTCGGGGGGGGAGAAGCAGCGGGTGGTGCTGGCCCGGCAGCTGGCGAAGAACCCATCGATGCTCTTTGCCGATGAGCCTACAGGAACCCTTGACCCGCAGACTGCCCGGCTGGTCCACGCGATGCTCATCGAGGCGGCAAAGAAGAATACGATGGGGATGGTTGTCACCTCGCACTTCTCGCAGGTGATTGAGGATATGGCAAACCGTGCGATGCTCCTCGTGGATGGGGAGATCGCTACCATCGGGTCACCAAAGATGGTGATCCGCTCGTTTGCCAGAGACTACCACGAGATCGAGGAGTCGGTCCCGGTAGAACTGGGAGGGAAGATCCTCTCGGCCCGGGACGTGACCAAAAGATACATTTCAGTAGATCGCGGCGTGGTAAAAGCGGTGAACATGGTCACATTCGATGTGGCAAAGAAAGAGATCTTCGGCATCATCGGGAAGAGCGGGGCGGGAAAAACCACCCTCTCCGGGATCATCTCCGGCATCATCGAGCCCACAAGCGGAGAGATGAATATCCTGATCGGTGAGGATTGGGTAGACATGACCAGACCCGGCATCGACCAGCGGGGGAGGGCCAAAGAATACATCGGGCTCCTGCACCAGGAATACGACCTCTTCCCCCACCGCACGGTGATCGACAATCTCACCGACTCGATCGGGCTGGATTTCCCCAAGGAGCTGGCAATCCGGAAAGCGGTAGTCACGCTCCGGATGGCCGGGTTCACTGAAGAGAAATCAAAGGAGATCCTGAACCGGTTCCCGGGCGAACTCTCGGACGGGGAGCGGCACCGTGTTGCCCTTGCACAGGTGCTCATCAGGGAACCGCGCCTCATAATCCTTGACGAGCCGACCGGCACCATGGACCCGATCACCAAGCAGGATGTGAAGCACTCTATCCTGAATGCACGGGACGAAATGGACGAGACGTTCATCGTGGTTTCGCATGACATGGATTTCGTCCGGGATGTCTGTGACCGCGTGGCGCTGATGCGGGGCGGGAAGATCATCGATATCGGCCCTACAGCAGAGATCCTTGCACAGGTCACCGAGGAAGAGAAGCGCGACTGA
- a CDS encoding DUF5320 domain-containing protein: protein MPNFDGTGPLKRGRVIGRGLGPCTTCDGGCERRVIPKEPAADEKQAD, encoded by the coding sequence ATGCCGAACTTTGACGGGACCGGGCCGCTGAAACGGGGCCGGGTAATAGGACGGGGACTTGGGCCCTGCACGACATGTGACGGGGGATGCGAGCGCCGGGTGATACCCAAAGAACCAGCCGCAGACGAAAAACAAGCTGATTAG
- a CDS encoding DUF134 domain-containing protein has translation MAADENIEVTECPRRGRPRLRRTITGTGESRCYKPCCCPEAGGQGISLQPDEIELIRLIDLEGLEQEEAAEKLGVSRKTAWRDLHEARRKIADALVNGKGIEMAGCTKAAEGRCPKCPKDKSTVK, from the coding sequence ATGGCAGCGGATGAAAATATTGAGGTGACTGAGTGCCCCCGCCGGGGAAGACCCCGGCTCCGGCGCACCATAACCGGCACCGGGGAATCCCGCTGTTACAAACCCTGCTGCTGTCCTGAGGCCGGGGGTCAGGGGATCTCTTTGCAGCCGGACGAGATCGAGCTGATACGGCTCATCGATCTGGAAGGGCTCGAACAGGAAGAGGCGGCAGAAAAACTCGGGGTCTCGCGCAAGACTGCATGGCGCGATCTCCATGAGGCACGGCGCAAGATCGCAGACGCACTCGTCAACGGGAAAGGAATTGAGATGGCCGGCTGTACAAAAGCAGCGGAAGGCCGGTGCCCGAAATGCCCCAAAGATAAAAGTACCGTGAAGTAG